In a single window of the Nicotiana tomentosiformis chromosome 8, ASM39032v3, whole genome shotgun sequence genome:
- the LOC138897670 gene encoding uncharacterized protein: protein MTDTGNRMVTPESGVPQTLEPPQLVHWMQDDEDKLKALEYGPYTFNNRPMMLKQWEPDFDISKETNRIVLTWVLLPGLPIQYWATENLGRIASYLGKPVCANKLTTQGDRISYARILVYIDISQPLPEYVLIEDEKGGYKEQRLEYEWKPSYCQDCLQIGHNTGNCKKEHEPADKLE from the exons ATGACGGATACAGGAAATAGGATGGTTACACCGGAATCGGGGGTTCCCCAAACCCTAGAACCACCTCAATTGGTTCACTGGATGCAAG ATGATGAAGACAAGTTGAAGGCATTAGAGTATGGACCATACACATTCAATAATAGACCTATGATGCTAAAACAGTGGGAGCCAGATTTTGACATAAGCAAAGAGACCAATCGTATTGTTCTTACATGGGTATTACTACCTGGGTTGCCGATACAATATTGGGCAACTGAGAATTTGGGCAGAATTGCAAGCTACCTAGGTAAACCTGTATGCGCTAATAAGTTGACAACACAAGGGGATAGAATTTCATATGCTAGAATTTTGGTGTACATAGATATATCACAACCTCTCCCTGAGTATGTATTGATTGAAGATGAAAAGGGTGGTTACAAGGAGCAGAGATTGGAATATGAATGGAAGCCTTCTTATTGTCAGGATTGTCTGCAAATAGGACATAACACTGGTAATTGTAAGAAGGAACATGAGCCTGCTGATAAACTTGAGTAG